In Paludibaculum fermentans, the genomic stretch CATTATTGAAGAAAATGACGCCTGCGGCGCATTCGCGATCCACTGGATCGCACAGCAGAGCCCCCACGACGGCATCAGAGCCGCGCGGCTCATTCACAACGGCCGACCGGAACGCATCGTGGTCGGTCCGGAACACAGCCAACCGTTCCGCCATGGACCCCGTGCCCAAATCCGGTCCGCCGCCAATCACCACCCGGGTCGGTTCCCCGCCCGTGTGCGAATCCACCACATGCACTTCCCGCCGTATTTTCATCGCTTCCTCTTCAGTATCCAACGACCCGCGGTAACCCACGCAAAGGAATCATCCCGAGGCGACGTGCCCGTGGGGACGTGCCAGTGGGGACGTTCATCCCCTGTCCCGAAACGCAAACTATTCCGACCAGCGAAGCCGCCGAAGGTGGACAGGGCGTGAACGTCCCCCACCCCCGCGTCCTCCGCCAGTCCTCCCGAACAACACCATCGCATTCAGACAACTCCGCAACCTCAACCACCCCCCCTCCAGCATTACCCCCGGCGCAGCCGAAGGCGAAGCCGGGGCCAATCCCAACTCGAACGTAACCCCCACCACCCATCAACACCCCCATCCCAACACCGCCAACTGCCCCCCCAGCATTACCCCCGGCGCAAGCCGGGGGCCCGCCCCAATCCCAACGTCACTCTCCACCACCCAACAACTCCACCTACCCTCCATCCCTCAACCAACTCCCCCGTCACTCATAAAACCGCCAACTCGAACGAAACTCCCGGCTCAAAGCCCCCCCCGTCAAACTCGCCCGCACCAGCTCAATCGGAATCGAATTCTCCTGCAGAATCCGGTCATGGAACGCCCGGTTCGTCATCTTCCCGGAATCCACCAGCTCCTTATGCAGCGCCCGAATCTGTAATCCACCCAACAGATACGCAGCCTGGTACAGCGGCCCATAGTCATCGCTCTCAAACGACCGCCGAACCTCCCCCGCCGCGTTATCCCGCTCATGCCCCACCCGCTCCACCAGAAAATCGATACACTCCTGGGCCGTCATCTTCTCCAGGTGAAAACTCAGCGAGAAGATGATCCGCGCACACCGGTGCATCCGCCAGAACAGCGCGCCCACCCGGTCCTCCGGGCCTTGCTGGAACTTCATGTCCCACAGCAGCATCTCCCAGTACAACGCCCAGCCTTCCACCCCGAACGGCGTATTGAACCCTTGCCGCCACGGCCGGTACCGGTCACTCATAAACAACTGCAGATGATGCCCGGGAATCAGCTCATGGAACACCGTCGCCCGCGAGAAGTGAATATTGTTCCCCCGCATCGACATGAGCTTCTGTTCCTGCGTCATGTCATCTGTGGGATAGGAAACACTGATCACCTCCCCACCGGTGAAGAACGGATTCACCAGTTGCCGCGACGGAGTCATCATCTCCATCCGCCAGATCTCCTTGGCCAGCGGCGGCACGGTCACCAGATCATGTTTCTCGACAAACGTTTCGGCCTCAAGAGCCAGTTGCCGGATCAGCTCCGGCTGCTGACCCGGCTCCACATGCAGCGTTTTGACCTTCTCCAGCGCCTGGTGCCAGTCGTCGCCGAACCCCATCGCCCGCGACGCCCGTTTCATCTCGTTCTCGCACCAGGCAAACTCCTTGTTCGCCAGAGCAATCAACTCCTCGGGCGTGTAGGGAATCATCTCGGCCTGCAATTCACTGATCAGGGCCTCCCGTCCAATCGGAGAACCCACCACGGTAGTCTTGTCATCCGGCTTGACGCCGACGATCTTCTCGCGCAAAAACACGGCATACCCGTCCAATGCCTTGTCCGCGCTTTTGTAGGGATCAGCGGCCCACCACGTAAACACGGGATCGTACCCCGCGTAGAACGTATACCAGTGCTCCAGAGTCCGCCGCAGCGTCTGCACAGCCGTGGCCGCCCGATTGGCAGTCGTTTTCTTGATCCCCGAAACCCCCGGCTTCAACTCTGCCTCAATCGACTTCCGCAGCGCCTCAATCTGTTTCCGCACGGCATCCAGCGTAGCCGCCGACTTCGCCGAATCCACCTTCTCCATGCGCTGCCGAGTCTCTTCCAGGTCCACAATTGCCGCCCGGAACGGCAGCAGTGCGGCGGTCTCGGCATCGATCTTTGCGCGGAATTCCAACTGCCGTTGCGACCGCAGGATGTCATTCCGCAGCAGCAGCCAGTCGATGCGGCTCTCCTGGTTCAGCTTCTCGAAATCGAACGCCTCCACCCGAGCCAGCCATTCGGTATTGAACTTCTGGAACCGCGCCCGCCGAGCCTCGGAAGACTCCACGCGATACCGCCGTTCGAGCGCCGCCCGGTCGTTCTGATACCGCTCGATCGCCGGCCGCAGCGCACTCTGATTGCCATCAAACTCAGGATCCGCGCCAAAAACGGCGCCAACGGAAACACTCCACAGGCCAAAGACCAGGACGCGGAGAAGCAAAGGGACCTCCATGCAAGCGCTTTAGTATTTCTACCGCGCAAGCCGCCCCCAGCGCCAGTCCCGGCGCCATCCGGCCCGCACGCTAATCCCCTGTCCCCCGCGATGGGGACGTTCATCCCACCGGTTCCCTTCATCCCCGATCCCAAAGCGCTGCGGACGTTCATCCCACGAATGCCCTTCACTCCCAGTCCCCATGGGCTGGGGATGCCCATCCCCATGCCCCCCTCGCTGGGGACGTTCATCCCCTGTCCCAAAACGCAAACTGTTCTGAGAAACGAAGTCGCCGCAGGTGGACAGGGCGTGAACGTCCCCTACGCCCCCAACTGCCCCCCCAGCATTACCCCCGGCGCAAGCCGGGGGCCCGCCGCAACACAGAAAACGCCACCACCCCCAGCAGCGACCATCGAGCCAACCAACAAAAGGAATCGCCGAGGAGCAATCTCCTACTTCCGCCGCAACTTCAAAGTCATCCCCACCGTAATCGTCCGCCCATACCCCGGAGTCGCATGAATCCGCGCCATCGGCTCCTCCCCCTGCAACCGCGACTCAAAGTAATTCTGCGTCTCGTAGTAAAACCGCCCCAGCAGATTATCCACCCCAACATGGAAATCGATATTCCGGCTCACCCGCCGCGACACCCACAGATCAAACACGGTGTGCCCGGACGCCACCACGGAAGCATCCTCCCCATCCAACCGGTAGTGATCGATCGCCCGCATCCGCAACGACCCGCTCCAACTCCGCCAGCCCGACAGCGTCACTCCCGCATTCGCCACAAAATGCGGAGCGCTATCCACATACACCCGCGGCGTCCCCAGGTAAAACGCGTTCGTTACCTTGGTGATCCCGCCATTGAACGCAACAAACCGGTTCAGCTCCACCGAAGCCTTCGTCTCAAACCCATACGACCGGCTCGGCCCCTTGAACTCAATCGTCCCGTCATCCGGGATATACACCTGCTCGTTCGAACGCGCGATGTGAAACCCGGCGACCTGCGCTCCAAACCGCCCCGACCGGAAAGCCACGCCGGCCTGGGTGAAGTCAGTCGTGGCGACCCGCTCCATCTGCGGATTCTTCACAATCGCCCGAGCATCCGAAGTGGAAATCCCCCGTCCGTAATTCGCAAACACCGTCAACGGCACGCGATGCGAGGGCGTATACGAAGCACTAGCCTTCGGCTGCCACCGGCCCGCACTTTGCACTCCGCTTCCCAACGGATCCACCCGGTCCGCCAGGTCAAACCGGAACGCATCAAACCGCAGCCCGCCCCCCAGCAGCAGTTTCCCCTGCAGCAGGCTGAAATTCTCCTGCACATACCCGGCGCCGTTCGTAATATCCGCCTGCGCCCGCGACGCCACACCCGTTGGCACCCGGTCCACCCGCGGATACAACCCGACGTTGATCTGGTTCGCGTGGAAGTTCGCGCCCGTCGACAGATACCCGGTCATCCCCAGGAATTTGTGCGGCCGCAGGTACTGCACATTGGCGCCCTGCTGCAGCCGCGAGTCGTGCTGCTGGAACGCATCGCCATTCACGGGATCATTCAGATAAAACGTAAAGTCCATGAAATGATCGAACAGCGACCGTCCCACAAACGCATCCACCTTCCACACCTGCCCGTTTTCGCCCTCCTGCCGCAGATACCCCGCCAGCGTCCCGTTCCATTGCTTGATTCCATTCGTCGGATTCACCGCGCCATACGGACTCAGCCGCCCCGCGATGATCTCATCCACCGGCAACTGCCCCGAGGAGTATGAATCCGCCCGGCCCGCGTTGAACTTCATCGCCACCTGGCGCCGCTCCCCAATCCGCTGCGTGACGTTGGCCGTCACATTGTCCCGCCGGTACCCCAGCGGATTCAAAAAGGGACCATTCGAGAACGACCCTTCATACGCAAACAAGGCATCCGTATTCTGCAGCGTAGGGCTATACGAGAAGAACCCGCGAGCGGTGTCATACGACCCGCCCTGCATCCGGAACGTCAGCTCATCCGGCATCGTGTCCCGAGTCAGAATGTGCACCACGCCCAGCCCGCTGAAATCGCCATATTCCGCGCTGAACGGCCCGTTGATCAGGTTCACTTCCTTGATCAGCTCCGGCGACAGGCTCTTCAGGCTGCCCAGGTAGCCCTGCCCGTGCCCCTGCGTCGCCTGGTTCTGCCCCACGCCATCGGTCAGCACCTTCAACCCGCCGCTCACCCCGCCATGATCCAAATTGAAGCCGAACCGCCGGATCTCCACGCTCTTCGCGCCGCCCTCGTGCTGCCCGGCATTGA encodes the following:
- a CDS encoding DUF885 family protein, encoding MLLRVLVFGLWSVSVGAVFGADPEFDGNQSALRPAIERYQNDRAALERRYRVESSEARRARFQKFNTEWLARVEAFDFEKLNQESRIDWLLLRNDILRSQRQLEFRAKIDAETAALLPFRAAIVDLEETRQRMEKVDSAKSAATLDAVRKQIEALRKSIEAELKPGVSGIKKTTANRAATAVQTLRRTLEHWYTFYAGYDPVFTWWAADPYKSADKALDGYAVFLREKIVGVKPDDKTTVVGSPIGREALISELQAEMIPYTPEELIALANKEFAWCENEMKRASRAMGFGDDWHQALEKVKTLHVEPGQQPELIRQLALEAETFVEKHDLVTVPPLAKEIWRMEMMTPSRQLVNPFFTGGEVISVSYPTDDMTQEQKLMSMRGNNIHFSRATVFHELIPGHHLQLFMSDRYRPWRQGFNTPFGVEGWALYWEMLLWDMKFQQGPEDRVGALFWRMHRCARIIFSLSFHLEKMTAQECIDFLVERVGHERDNAAGEVRRSFESDDYGPLYQAAYLLGGLQIRALHKELVDSGKMTNRAFHDRILQENSIPIELVRASLTGGALSREFRSSWRFYE
- a CDS encoding TonB-dependent receptor — protein: MPQRTPMYRFSICLLTLAAAAAAQDDAKPKDEAPVIPVLHQSVVVQGSPVEVTIDRRNGEVVQKTLFSRDDQIFHILDAGINAGQHEGGAKSVEIRRFGFNLDHGGVSGGLKVLTDGVGQNQATQGHGQGYLGSLKSLSPELIKEVNLINGPFSAEYGDFSGLGVVHILTRDTMPDELTFRMQGGSYDTARGFFSYSPTLQNTDALFAYEGSFSNGPFLNPLGYRRDNVTANVTQRIGERRQVAMKFNAGRADSYSSGQLPVDEIIAGRLSPYGAVNPTNGIKQWNGTLAGYLRQEGENGQVWKVDAFVGRSLFDHFMDFTFYLNDPVNGDAFQQHDSRLQQGANVQYLRPHKFLGMTGYLSTGANFHANQINVGLYPRVDRVPTGVASRAQADITNGAGYVQENFSLLQGKLLLGGGLRFDAFRFDLADRVDPLGSGVQSAGRWQPKASASYTPSHRVPLTVFANYGRGISTSDARAIVKNPQMERVATTDFTQAGVAFRSGRFGAQVAGFHIARSNEQVYIPDDGTIEFKGPSRSYGFETKASVELNRFVAFNGGITKVTNAFYLGTPRVYVDSAPHFVANAGVTLSGWRSWSGSLRMRAIDHYRLDGEDASVVASGHTVFDLWVSRRVSRNIDFHVGVDNLLGRFYYETQNYFESRLQGEEPMARIHATPGYGRTITVGMTLKLRRK